In Natronobacterium texcoconense, the genomic window GTCTCTACGAGAAGATCGTCTCGTCGAACCGCGGCGGCTACTGTTTCGAACTCAACGGACTGTTCCACTGGTTGCTAGACGAACTCGGGTTCGAGGTCGACCGCGTCGCTGCACGAGTCGTCACCGAGAGTAACGCTTCGCCACCCGCGAACCACCACGCGAACGTGGTCCATCTGGATCGGCGGTACGTCGTCGACGTGGGAATGGGAACGCCGGTGATGCGCCGGCCGACGCCGCTCGACGGCTCCACCCGTACCGACGAGGCAGGCGTCGAATGGCGCGTCACCGAGTGTGACTGGCCGAGCGAGACCCATCAGACGGCGTACTGTCCGTCACAGGCAGACGAGTGGACGACCCGGTACGTGTTCGACGACGAACCGCGGGATCTGCGATACTTCGAGGCGACCAACGACTACCTCCAGCAGGCCCGAGAGTCCCCGTTCACGGGCGATCCGATCGTCTCGATCGCCACCGACGACGGTCACCGGAAACTGACCGGCGAGACGTTACTCGAGACGATCCGGGGTGACGAACGCGAACAGCCGATCGCCGACGACGAGTGGCAGGCGACGTTGGCACGAGCGTTTGGCCTTCGACTCGACCGGGATTCGCCGTAACCCTGCTCTCGGGCGAGGCTACCGGCGAGTTCGATCGAGCACCGTCAACTCCTCGTCGACGGCCAGTTCGAGCGTCTCGTCGCCACACGACACCTCGAGTTCGGCCAGCCGATCGTCGATCTCGTCGGGACGCGTTCGGCGGTCCCCGGTAGTGGTGTAGCCATGGTGACGGAAAACGGGAATGTGGAACCGCTCAACTCGAGGCCATCTCCCGACAGCTCTCGGCACACTCCGGCAGGATCTCCGCACAGGCCTGGCAGTGCTCGTGGTCGTGCTGGGTACACTCGTCGGCACACTCCTCGCAGAGGTCGGCACAGAGTTCGCCCAGTTCCTGGTGGTAGCTCGAGTTGCGAGCCATGAACCGTGCGTGCAGTGCCGCGACGTCGGCCACGTCCCGACAGAGTCGGATACAGCGGGCCATCTCCTCGCCCTCACCCGCACAGGCGTCTGCACACCACTCACAGACCTGGGCCGCCTCGAGGCAGTTGTCGATACACTCCTGCATGTGGTCGTCCGCGTGATCGATCCGTTGGAGCGCCATGCGGTCAACCCACGTCTATCAGCGGTATCAACCCGGACCGGGCGACTGCAAGTCCGTCTCCGCGGTCGAAACGGCACACGCGATCGATACACGGATCAGGAATCGAACTCGGGAACTGCTAGCGATACCACGAACGGATAGGACGACGACTCGGTGTCGTCACTAGGCCCCTCGAGGTCGCCGCCCCATTCGACCGACAGCGCGTCCTCGAATCGGTAGTGGCCGCCCTCGAACCCCCACTCGTCGCGAATCTCGTAGATCTCGCTCATCGAGTCGCCTGGCTCGAGGCGGGTGGTGATACCGATGTCGTTGACGCCGATCGACGGCTCGCCGTCGCGCTCGCCGACGTGGACGTGACCGTCCTCCTCGTAGGTGTCGGTCCAGAGGATCGCGCGGCCGTCGTCGGTGCTCGCATCGCCGTCTTCGGTCACTGGATACGCGCCGACGACACCGAACGGTTCGGGTGCACCACTGAACAGTGAGATCGGTTCGTCGTCGGCCGAAACCTCGAGCGTGAACGCCCGATCGTCCGAATCGACGTCGGTGATCTCGAGCGAGACCGGCACCGCGTCGTGGTCGACGCTCTCGAGGGCCGGTTCGTAGACGCCGTCGCCGATCCGGACGTAGGCGTCGTCCTCGAGAGCCACGTCGATCCCCTCGGGTCGTTCGTCGGTTCGGAGCGATCGTCGTTCCGCGGCGGCATGGAGCGCATCGGCGGCTGGGTCGGGATACGTCGCCACGTCGACGACGGGTCGGCCGTACCGTTGTTCGTCGGTCACCTCCGTGACCGAGACGGTGTAGGGTGGCCCCGGGTCCTCGTGGTCGAGTTCGAGTTCGACGTACCCTTCCGGTTCGGGTTCGTCGTCGCCGTCGCTCGGATAGACGACGTAATCGTACGTCTCGAGGAACTCCTCGAGGTGGTCGTCGAGGATCGTCGCCCGGTAGTCGTGGTCGCTCGCGCCGCCCTCGTTGGTCGAACCCCGGAACGGTTCGAGGACGGCGTTGACCGCCCGAATAGTCTCCCGGTTGTCGACGCCCATGACGCGAAGGGTGTCGTCCATCGCGGAGATCGTCCGATCGGAATCGACCTCGTCCTCGGAGACGTCGCGGCTCGAGACGACGTACTCGGGCATCGAGTACGAAATTTCGTAGACCGTACCACCGCGCTCGACGTACTGGAGTCCGAACAGTCCCTCGAGGACGTCGTCGTCGGCCTCCTCGGTCTCGTAGGGGCCGTCGTCGATGGCTTCCTCGAGGGTCTCAGCGACTGGCTCCTCGAGATCCGCGAAGTCCGTGATCTGGCCCGAACTCGCTTCGTCGGCGAGCTGTTCGCTCATCGAGAGGACGTACGAGGGAAACGAGAGCGTCGCGTCGAACGTCGACGGGATCTCGTCCGTCTCGGACGGAGTAGGGTCGGTGCCGGGACTCGGATTGGAGGGATCGGCAATGCAGCCGGCGACTGCCGCGAAACCGGCTGTCGCGAGGACCGTTCGTCGGTGCATACGCTTCTGTTCGAAACCCTCGGTAATGTGTTTTGTGCGAACACGAAGTGATCGTGAAAATCGACTCGTCGACTCCCGACACTGGTTCCAGCAGTCCGTCTCAGCGACGCGCCTCGAGTTCCGCCTCGAGATCGTCCAGCTCCATGTCTTTCATCGAGAGCAGGACGAGCAGGTGATAGACGATATCGGCAGATTCGTAGGCGATTTCGTCGCGGTCGTCGTCTTTGGCCGCGAGCACCAGTTCCGTCGTCTCCTCGCCGAGTTTCTCCAGGACTGCGTTCTCGCCTTTCTCGTGGGTGAACAGCGAGGCAGTGTAGGAGTCCTCGGGCAGCGTTTCCTTGCGGTCCTCGATCACGGCGAACAGTTCTTCGAGTGTGTCCTCCATCTACATTTCACCGGCGACGTTGCGGATGTCTTGCAACTCGTCGAACTTTTCGCTGTCGTCTCGGCCGTCCTCGAAGACGTCCTCCGTGACTTCGATCGAGGCGTTGGTTCTGGCAGCGAGCGCGAGCGAGTCACTGGGCCGTGCGTCGACGATCGTCTCGCCGCGGGGCGTCTCGAGGTGCAGATCGGCGATGTAGGTGCCGCCCTGTCCGTCTTCGCGCTGTTCGATCTCACTGACGACGACGCGGTCGATCCGACTGCCGAGTTCCTCCATCACGTCGAGCAGGAGGTCGTGGGTCAGCGGCCGTCCGATGTCCTCGGCCTCGAGGCCGCGGGCGATACTCGTCGCTTCGTCGAACCCGATGAAGATGGGGACGACGTCGTCTTCGTCTTCGACTGCGAGGACGACCACCGGAACCGGTCCCTGGGGGGTCCCCGCGACGCGTACCGCGTCGATCGATGCGTGCATGTCCCTATCGATGGGAGCAAGGGAGAAAAACGTGTTCGGTCGCGAATGCATGCACGAGGTCGATCCAACCTTCCGCTCCGTCGTTACTGGGGGTTCTCGAGCGCAGGCACCGACGCCGCCTCGTTTGCGAAGAAGGCCAGGTCGTGGATGCGGCTGTCGGGCGTCAGTTCCGGGTGAAAAGAGGTGCCGACGACAGGCCCGTCGCGGACGGCGACCGGCCGGCCGTCCCAGGACGCCAGCACGTCGGCGTCGCCGACGGCGTCAATAGCTGGCGCGCGAATGAAGACCGCCGGATAGGGCTCCTCGAGACCGTCGACCTCGAGCGGTGCCTCGAAGCTGTCCTTCTGGCGGCCGAAGGCGTTGCGTTCGACTGTGACGTCGAGCAGGTCGAGTTCGTCGACGCGGTCATCGCCGGCGTCGCTCGACGCGACGATCAGACCGGCACAGGTGGCGAGCAGCGGTTTACCGGCCGTGACGTGCTCCTGTATCTCGGTGGCGATTCCTTCGCCGTGGATCAGCCGCGAGATGGTCGTCGACTCGCCGCCGGGCATCGCCAGCAGATCGCAGTCGGGGACGATGCCGGACTCGCGGATCTCGTGGACGGTAACCTCGCGGCCGTGGGCGCTCGCAGCGCGTTCGATCGCGTCGGCGTGTTCTTCGACGTCGCCCTGGACGGCGACGACGCCTGCCTCGAGAGTCATGACTGGCGATAGGGACGAACCGTTCAAAAAGGACGCGCATAGGATCGCTCACCGACGACTCGCGAGACTGGCCAGTAGTGGCTCGAAGCAGCCGCTATAGTAACAACTGCAACTATTTACACACTGATCGCACAGCTGTCGTGCGATCAGGTGTGCATTGACTTGCAGTGGCTACTATAGAAGACGGTGTCCGAAGAAAGACGGTGCGGCGTCTACGAGACGAACGTCAGCAGCTGAACGAGCACGCCCAGCATGACGCCGCTCGCGATGACCGTCTTCGGGTTGATGAGAATCGCGTTCGAGTCCTCCGCGTCGAAGTACCGGACGAGCCCGGCACTGGACATCAATCCGCCAGTGTTCTGTCCTCTGTCCATACGCGTCCATACGGAGCGGCGAAACTAAACCTTTCGACCCAGCCGTATCGCCTCTCGAGTTCTCACTCGTCGGTCACGTCGGCGATCCGGGTCGTTCCGGTCGCTCGCGAGATGTGGACGTTGAACGCCCGGTCGTCAGTCTCCGCGCGAACGATCCAGTACCCGCCCATCTCGTGTGGGTCGTCTGCAAGGTGCAACTGGTCGGCGTCGACCCCGTCGGCTGCCTCGAGCGCGTCCCGGGCGGCGTCGATCGCAGTGGTGGCGTCGTCGACCGATTCCTCGTCGGCGTCTGCCCGCGTGACCAGAACCGAACAGTCCGCGTTTCGCATCACGTGTTCGGCGACGCTGCCCAGCAGGAGTCGATCCACCCCGCGACGGCCGTGCGTCCCCATCACGATGACGTCGATGCCCTCGTCCTCGGCGTACGCGCGGATCGCGTCGCGTGGATCACCGTCGACGACAGCCGTCGTGACCTCGAGGTCGTCGGGTGCGCGTTCGGCGACGCCGTCGACGAGTGCCTGGCCGTGGTCGCGAACCGACTCGACGACCTGGCTCCCCGAGAGGTCCCAGGGCGTTCGATCGTCGACGTCGGCCGCGAACAGTACGTGCAACGTCGCGTCGAACCGGTCGGCGATTTCGACCGCCTGTTCGACTGCGCGTGCTGCGGGTTCGCTGCCGTCGGTGGGTACCAGAACGTTGCGGTACATACTCGTACGTTCGGGAGACGCCCCATAAGTCACCACGGCAAATATTCAGTCACTTGGAACGTCCCGCAACCGGCCACTACTGGACGATCTCTCACCTGACTTGGTGGTCACGATCACAATTGCGTCCAACTGGGAAACCCTTATGCGCGGCCGGTAGCAACCTAGTAATGACCACATGACTGTTACGCTCAAGGACTTCTACGCGGACTGGTGTGGCCCGTGCAAGACGCAGGATCCGATTCTACAGGAACTCGAGGAGGATCTGGACGACCGACTTTCCGTCGAGAAAATCAACGTTGACGAGCGCCAGGACGTTGCGAACGAGTACCAGGTCAGATCGCTGCCGACGCTCATCGTAGAGGACGAAGACGAGAACATCGTCGAGCGGTTCGTCGGAGTTACCCAGCGCGAGGATATCGAAGACGCGGTCGAACGCGCCGAAGCGTAGGTCGTTAGCGATTGACCGACCGGGTTAGTGAGAAGACGAACAGCGCAATGAGAAACGCACCCAGGAACCCCTGAATCGAGCTTGCGAGACTGATCGAGAGCGTGATAGCGTCGTCCTCGATCGGAGAGCCGACGATGAACGTCACGAACGACTGGATGCTGAATAGCAGGTTGGTCCCGAATTCCTCGAGTGTCAGGGCTTCCGTCCCGAGAAACGTGTAGTACCCACTGAATAGCCCGATGACGGCGAGCGAGGTAAGGATCACCCGTCCGGGGTGTTCGCCGTAGCCCGCAGTGGCAGCGAAGAGGAGACTGGCAACGTATCGGTAGCCCGCCTGAAGACGCTCAAGTCCTGTCCGTTGGCTGATGTTGGCTCGGTAGTTCGCGCGACCGTGCCGTCGTTCCCGCAGGAAACACGCCGCTGCAGAGCCGTTGTCGCCTACGTCGTTCGCCCCGTTTTTCGCCTTCAGGTACGTCGACTCCCGGGTTTCCGGTGACGGCTCTCGGCGCTCGCCAAACTGCTGGGCGACGACACTTGCCAGTCGGTCTGCCGGGGTCGGCGGTTTCGTCTCGTCGCCCTGTCCGCTTTCTCCAGCATCCTCGTTCCGATCGTCGCCTCGATCGGCAACGACTGGCTCGTTTCCATCACCGCCGTCGATAGCCACGTCAGCGCCGGTGTCGTCGTCCGCTTGGCCGGTTATGAACGCCGCGAGCAGCACCCGGAGATCGTCCGTAAACGTCAGTCGACCCAGTTTGGGTGCCGTCTCCACGGCTCTCGACTGGGCCGCCTCGAACAACTCTTCGGTTGTCGCCGCTTCCTCGTGCAGGTCGTCGACCGCCGCGGCGAACGCGCGGCCACTTTCGAGATGTGGCGTTCCCGCTAGCGTTCGCTCGGCGTCGTCTGGAAGCACGTCGAGAGCCCATCCGATATCGTCGAACGCCTGTCGGTAGTCACCAAAGGGGAAGCCGTCGAAGGTCGTCCGTTCGAACAGGACGAACGCGGCCGGATTGACGCCGTCGTTCTCGTGGTCGAGCGGCGTGCTACGAAGTGAGATCGACCCGAGCGTTGCGTCGGTGAAATCGTAGACGAGAGGGTTGCCTTCTGGCTGGCTCACGACCCCGTCGGCCAGGTTGCTGCTCGAGAGGTCGACGACCGGGTGACCAACCGTCGGTTCGCACCGAAACGCTCCGTCGACGGCGAGGCCGGTGAAGGCACAGTAGCCGCCGATTGTCGGTCCGGCGTCTGCTTCCTCATCGCAAGCGAACTGGAAGTCGCCGCCGACACGGGTGTCGATGAAGGAGATGTCGTCGGCGACGGCGACGCCGGAAACCGTCGCCCCGTATCTGTGGATACCGTCACAGCGCACGTCGCCGGCCACCGTCGCCTGACGAAACGTCAGTCGCCCGCCGACGGTCGCGTCGCGACACTCGACCCGTCCGTCGATCGTAACGCTCTCGAAACTTGCAGTTGCGCCGGTCTCGGTTCCGTTCCACGTCACGTCGCCGCGGATGTCGCTTCCGTTGCAGTCGAGGCGACCGCCGATGGCGTTCCGGTCACACTCCAGGTCGCCCTCGAGCGTCGCGTGCCGAACCGAGAGGTCGTCGTCGATCTCGGTGTTCCGGACAGTGAGCGTACCTGCCGTTACCCGGTTGATCGCAACTTTGCTCTCGCACTCGGACTCTTTCAGTTCGATCGCGCCACGGACTTCGCTGTCCGACAGGGAGAGGCCACCGTCGATCGTCGCACGCTTGCAGACGACGTCACCGGTGATCGTCGCGTCGTTCATCCGAAAGCGGTTCGAGATCTCGATGTCGCGAACGACGACGTCGGCGTCTGCCCGGACGTGATCGAACGTGAGCGTCTCGACCGTGGCCCCGTCGAGCAACACGCGTTCCCCGAACTGCGTCCAGTTCCACTCGAGCAGGGTCGCCGTGGCGCCGCGCAGGTCGATCGGGTACGTGTCGGTTGCCTCGAGCCGTTCGTAGGAGAGTCGCAGCGTGCCGATTCGAGCACCGATGAACTGTTTCGCCGCGCGCTGGAGCGTCTTTCGACTCGCCGAAATCGCGAACGCCTCCGGATCGGGATCGTCGGTGATCGCCGTCGCGAAGGCGGACGCAAACTCGTCGTGCGAACAGTTTCGGTCCGCAGGTCGCTGGTGGAAGAGACAGCAATCGTCGCCGTCGACTGCTGCCCGCGGACAGCGCCACCGGCCGTCCTCGAGTTCCTCGTCGGAGAGCGGAAACCGACGGTCGTGGTGTGCGTGCCACTCCTCGCGATCGAAGACGAACGAACAGCGGCGCGTCACAGGAACTTCACGCCGACGTCTTCCATCTCGTCGTTGTACTTCGCGATGTTGATGACGAGCGGCGTGACGCTTTCGACCTCGGCCGAGTTCGCGAGTGGGCCGGCGTCGAGCGCGCGCAGTCCCTCGATTTCGTTCGCGAGATCCAGAACGCGTTTTTTCGCGTCCGCGTCGTCGGCGACCACGAGCGTATCGAGGTCGAATTCGATCTCGAGATCGGCGAGTTTGCCCGCCGCGAGGTTGTGGAATGCACCGACCACGGGCACCTCGTCGGGCGCTCGCTGGGCGACCAGTTCGGTGACGCTGCCGACGCCGGGCGGGTGGTAGTGAAGCCCGTCTTCGTCGCCTTGCATCCCGACTGCGGGCGTGACGAGGATCGTGTCGGCGTCGAGTTCGTCGGCGACTGCTTCGACGGTGTCACCGGCGTAGTACGGCGGGACCGCGAGAACGGCGACGTCGGCACGGTCGGCTGCCATCTCGTTGGCGAACCCCTTGACGTTCGCGTCGACGCCCTGGCGCTCGAGGTCCTCCTCGTAGCTCTCGACTGCGTCCCTGGCCTTCTCGGGATCGCGCGAGCCGATCAGAATCTCGTGGTCCGTATCACGGCCGAAGCGCAACGCGAGTCCTTCGCCGATGTCACCAGTGCCACCGAGTAGTGCGATTCGCATACCCGATGCTGTGGACGGCAGTCGAATAAAAGGGTGGGAGTTCGGCCGAACTCGCCGGGATTCGTGGACTGGCTCGAGCGGTCTGACCTCACTCGTCGGCGAGTTGGATGCCGCGAGCGACGATGTACAGCAGGACGACGCCGGCTCCGACCGCGAGGACGAGCTGGGTGAGGACCGTAAATAGCCAGGTCCCGAACTGGAACCCGAGTCCTGCGAACACGAACGCGACCGCAAATGGGACGAACGCGAGCAGGGCAAACGACGCGATCAGTTCGGCGATAGGATACGCTTCAGCAAACAGTTGACTCGTATCGAGTTCCCCGGCGTCGAAAAACGGTCTGGAGGGCGACATGCCCGACCGTTCAGACTACGAATATTTTACGCTACTGATAGTCGTCGAGTTCGAACGGTCTCGGTTTCGGACGATCAGGCGACGGCTTCGACCAGCGTCTCGACCTCGTCGTCGCTGCCGACCACGCGAACCGGAAACTCCTGATCGTGCCTGACCGGATACGTCTCGAACTCGAGCGTCGCCGCCCCGCTTTCGCCACCGTCGAGCGAGACCTGCTGGGTGTCGACGAGTTCCGGCTCGTGGCCGACGTACAGTTCGAGTTCGTCTTCTCTGTACTCCGTCCCCGTGTTCTCGAGGTCGACGATCACCTCGAGGACGTCGCCGGCGGGAACCGGCGAGTTGGTCGTCCGGATGGAAAGTTCGAGTCTTCCGGCGGGTTCGTCCTGGAGTTCGTCGATGATCCACGCCGACTCCGTGCTGGCGACGGTTCCGTCCTCGCAGATCACCCACGGATAGACCCGGCAGGTGTGACAGAACGAGTCGGTCGAGAGCCGCGCCGTGGCCGTCTCCCCTTCGAGGTCGGTGACGCCGATGATCGTGTCCGCCTGCGTGAGCCACCAGACGACCCGGTCGAGGGTGCCGCCGGGGTGGTCGGCCTCGAGTTCGAACTCGACGGTCTCCCCGCGTCCGACCGAGATCGTGTCCTGGCTCGGGCTGACGGCGTCGACGGTCGGCGATCCGAGGCCGGTTTCCGAGACGTCGACTTCCCAGTGAGCCGCGTACGTCTCCGTTTCGTCCTGTGGAATCACGGCTACCGCCACCTCGTGCGTTCCGGACTCCTCGAACGTCTCCCAGTGATAGTGATGGTCGAATTCGGCGTAGTAGGTCGATACCCACGGACCTCCGACGGGGCCGCTGACGCGTTCGCCGTCGATCCACCAGACGGTCGTCTGGGATTCCCCGGGTTCGAGCGCTCCAGCCTCGAAGATGACGTCGGTTCCTGGCTGGACGGAGAGTTCCGGTCCGGGCCGTGTCGTCGGCAGTTCCTGTGCGCCGCCGACGCCAGCCATCGTCTCGGCGACGTCACCCTCGATTGCAACGCCGACCGGAAACTCGTCGTCCGTCGACACGGGATACGTGTAGAAGTCGAACCTGGCCGTTCGCGTCTCGCCGGCCGAAACCGGCATCTCCCGGCGACCCACCACTTCTGTATCGTAGCCGACGAGAAACTCGACATCGGTTCGGACGTCGTTGGTCCCGTGGTTCTCGATCTCCGCGACCACGCGCAACCGGCCACCGGCGGAAACCGGCGACGACGTCTCGACGATCGATACCTCGAGAGTCGAGTCTCCCGCCTCGAGTGGCTCGAATCGGTCGGAACTCGTGGTCGTCGCTCGATACCGCTCGTTACCCCACCGCCAGGTCCCCAGTACGGCGCCGCCACTCGAGAGTCCGTACAGCACCCGTCGTCGAGTCGGTCCCCGCATAATGAGGGCTTAGCGACGATTGGAGCAAAAACTGGCCGTACCGTTTCGGGGCCAAACGGCGTATTTCGAGAAACGGGCACGGAGAAGCCACGATACCTCCTGACTCGGGATTACTGTAGGGTCGGGCTACCGTTCTCGAGGCACTTTGGCCGCCCGCTCGAGCGGCTACGGCGCGTCCTCATCGCCCGGGTTCATCGACGCGCCCAGTTCGCCGTCGTAGGCGTCGCGGTTCTCGACCTCGCGGAGTCGCTGGCTCACCCGATCTTCGAGTTCCTGGCGGTGCGATTCGTCGACGTCGGGATCGTTACCCAGCGCTTCCAAGTCTTCGTGGGCGGCCCGCAGGACCGACATCGCCTCCTCGGTCTCGAGTTCCGTCGCCCGATCGAGTCGGCGCTGTACGTCCTCGAGGGTGAGTTCGGTCATATCCGCTCTCCGGTCGCCGGCGGGTTCAAGGAACTGCTGGCAGTCGAAACGTCCGCCAGATCCGTCGCTTAGAAGCCGTCGAGTCGCGTCTGGCCGCTCTCGCTACCGTCGACGTCCGCGAGGTCGGCCGCTCGTTCGATCGTCTCCTCGAAGGTCGTTTCCTGGCTCCGGTCGTACAGCGTCGCCGCTGGGTGGACACAGATCAGCAGACGGTACGGTGTTCCCCGAACGCGGACGTCCTCGACGGAGCCCGCTTCCTTCGTCACCGCGACCGACCGCTCGAGCAGGTGTTCGCTCGGGACCTTTCCGAGCGTGACGATCACCTCCGGATCGAGCCGTTCGATCTCGGTCTCGAGGTACTCCCGGCAGTTCTCGAGTTCCTCGTCGCTCGGGTCGCGGTTCTCGGGCGGGCGACACCGAACGCAGTTGGTGATACGGACGGTCTCGCGGTCGAGGCCGGCGATCCGAAGCTGTTCGTCGAGGACGGAACCGCTGCGGCCGACGAACGGTTCGCCGTCTTCGTCCTCCTGGGCGCCCGGTCCCTCGCCGACGAAGAGAACGTCGGCGTCCTCGGGGCCGGTCCCGTTGACGATCCGACTTCGGCAGTCGACCAGTTTCGGACACCGCGTACACTCGGTGACCCGGAGGTCCTCCATCGTTCCCATGGTGGTGGCTCAGGTGGGCGCCTACTACGTCTTTCGGGTCGCGGTCGTCCTACTCGCGGACGGCGTACTCGTCCGCCGCTCGAGCAGCGAGCCGTGCCACTCGGATCGGCTCCGGCCGGCCACCCTCCGGCGTGAACTCTCGGACGACCTCGTCGACGGCATCGTCTTCGAGTCCGCAGGCCCGGACGTAGACCGTCTCGTCGTTTACCGACAGCTCTCGGCGGTCGGGTAACGACCGGTACTGCTCGAGTCGCTGCCGGCGTTTCTCTCCGGAAAAGGCGTCTCGAATCCCAGCCTCGAGACCGCCGCTCTCCTCGAAGGTGACGGCGATCACGGGCCGGTCGGCAGCCTCCGCAATCTGTGAGAGCGAGAGGAGGTTGTACCACGCGGGTGCGATGGCGCCGACCAGCACGTAGCGAACGTCGGGGCGGTCGAGGTCGTCGAGCACGGAGACGACGGCGTCGGTCGCGTCGGACCCGCCGACGGTACACGTGCCGTAGGCGAGTCCGTCGACGACGCTATCGGCGCGAACGACGGC contains:
- the pdxT gene encoding pyridoxal 5'-phosphate synthase glutaminase subunit PdxT — its product is MTLEAGVVAVQGDVEEHADAIERAASAHGREVTVHEIRESGIVPDCDLLAMPGGESTTISRLIHGEGIATEIQEHVTAGKPLLATCAGLIVASSDAGDDRVDELDLLDVTVERNAFGRQKDSFEAPLEVDGLEEPYPAVFIRAPAIDAVGDADVLASWDGRPVAVRDGPVVGTSFHPELTPDSRIHDLAFFANEAASVPALENPQ
- a CDS encoding four-helix bundle copper-binding protein yields the protein MALQRIDHADDHMQECIDNCLEAAQVCEWCADACAGEGEEMARCIRLCRDVADVAALHARFMARNSSYHQELGELCADLCEECADECTQHDHEHCQACAEILPECAESCREMASS
- a CDS encoding thioredoxin family protein, giving the protein MTVTLKDFYADWCGPCKTQDPILQELEEDLDDRLSVEKINVDERQDVANEYQVRSLPTLIVEDEDENIVERFVGVTQREDIEDAVERAEA
- the npdG gene encoding NADPH-dependent F420 reductase, giving the protein MRIALLGGTGDIGEGLALRFGRDTDHEILIGSRDPEKARDAVESYEEDLERQGVDANVKGFANEMAADRADVAVLAVPPYYAGDTVEAVADELDADTILVTPAVGMQGDEDGLHYHPPGVGSVTELVAQRAPDEVPVVGAFHNLAAGKLADLEIEFDLDTLVVADDADAKKRVLDLANEIEGLRALDAGPLANSAEVESVTPLVINIAKYNDEMEDVGVKFL
- a CDS encoding uracil-DNA glycosylase — encoded protein: MGTMEDLRVTECTRCPKLVDCRSRIVNGTGPEDADVLFVGEGPGAQEDEDGEPFVGRSGSVLDEQLRIAGLDRETVRITNCVRCRPPENRDPSDEELENCREYLETEIERLDPEVIVTLGKVPSEHLLERSVAVTKEAGSVEDVRVRGTPYRLLICVHPAATLYDRSQETTFEETIERAADLADVDGSESGQTRLDGF
- the hisE gene encoding phosphoribosyl-ATP diphosphatase, giving the protein MEDTLEELFAVIEDRKETLPEDSYTASLFTHEKGENAVLEKLGEETTELVLAAKDDDRDEIAYESADIVYHLLVLLSMKDMELDDLEAELEARR
- a CDS encoding arylamine N-acetyltransferase family protein; its protein translation is MTDLPPCTRVESGVDLSVEAYVERIGLEPETIETPNLETLERLQRAHVTSVPFENLDIVGGLDGRWETRPVTLSIPRLYEKIVSSNRGGYCFELNGLFHWLLDELGFEVDRVAARVVTESNASPPANHHANVVHLDRRYVVDVGMGTPVMRRPTPLDGSTRTDEAGVEWRVTECDWPSETHQTAYCPSQADEWTTRYVFDDEPRDLRYFEATNDYLQQARESPFTGDPIVSIATDDGHRKLTGETLLETIRGDEREQPIADDEWQATLARAFGLRLDRDSP
- a CDS encoding universal stress protein — protein: MYRNVLVPTDGSEPAARAVEQAVEIADRFDATLHVLFAADVDDRTPWDLSGSQVVESVRDHGQALVDGVAERAPDDLEVTTAVVDGDPRDAIRAYAEDEGIDVIVMGTHGRRGVDRLLLGSVAEHVMRNADCSVLVTRADADEESVDDATTAIDAARDALEAADGVDADQLHLADDPHEMGGYWIVRAETDDRAFNVHISRATGTTRIADVTDE
- a CDS encoding endonuclease dU — encoded protein: MKPGVRALGLAESYRSGREKSTLAGAVVRADSVVDGLAYGTCTVGGSDATDAVVSVLDDLDRPDVRYVLVGAIAPAWYNLLSLSQIAEAADRPVIAVTFEESGGLEAGIRDAFSGEKRRQRLEQYRSLPDRRELSVNDETVYVRACGLEDDAVDEVVREFTPEGGRPEPIRVARLAARAADEYAVRE
- a CDS encoding preprotein translocase subunit Sec61beta, with the translated sequence MDRGQNTGGLMSSAGLVRYFDAEDSNAILINPKTVIASGVMLGVLVQLLTFVS
- a CDS encoding bifunctional nuclease family protein, translating into MHASIDAVRVAGTPQGPVPVVVLAVEDEDDVVPIFIGFDEATSIARGLEAEDIGRPLTHDLLLDVMEELGSRIDRVVVSEIEQREDGQGGTYIADLHLETPRGETIVDARPSDSLALAARTNASIEVTEDVFEDGRDDSEKFDELQDIRNVAGEM